In Capsicum annuum cultivar UCD-10X-F1 chromosome 7, UCD10Xv1.1, whole genome shotgun sequence, one genomic interval encodes:
- the LOC124885615 gene encoding uncharacterized protein LOC124885615: MFASAEVTTSEALINNNITVPILSKICGKHRLLRWILKNPSKVPFRVEYVTRIAQQDSGSLNCGVFVAVYVEYLSEGFGIPSSGIDAQYHCMRYATLLCKYDSVKAEK, encoded by the exons ATGTTTGCCTCAGCGGAGGTGACGACCAGTGAGGCGCTGATTAACAACAATATAACCGTTCCAATCCTGTCAAAAATATGTGGTAAACATCGACTTTTACGATGGATTCTTAAGAATCCATCCAAG gtTCCATTCCGAGTGGAATATGTTACTAGGATAGCGCAACAAGATAGTGGAAGTTT AAATTGTGGTGTATTTGTAGCTGTTTATGTTGAGTACCTGAGCGAGGGATTCGGCATTCCCTCATCGGGTATTGATGCTCAATACCATTGCATGAGATATGCCACTCTTTTGTGCAAGTATGACTCTGTAAAGGCGGAGAAATGA